A part of Aegilops tauschii subsp. strangulata cultivar AL8/78 chromosome 2, Aet v6.0, whole genome shotgun sequence genomic DNA contains:
- the LOC120974745 gene encoding probable nucleolar protein 5-2: protein MEFQTFEDKSSAINQNTGVSERLAEMIRVWLPGKKMAVGNPEYKEIIEERLEIECLYNERVMEVMWGIQNCMPGLIPIEKSQLAKEDRLPSKGLQEFLKRYGCNVKPEMVNEQIVATASALSACDYVEKKYSLVLREAGAVIKDVSGISCEGWSLLDIATALKMIWKPKKVGNSSLVSKDEALRLVNDASKYEALVNKYPFFRAYKEMLKAHDDRISKEELLKSLVEGLKKP, encoded by the exons ATGGAGTTCCAAACTTTTGAGGACAAGTCCAGTGCCATTAATCAGAACACTGGTGTCAGTGAAAGGCTTGCTGAGATGATCAGGGTGTGGCTCCCTGGGAAGAAAATGGCAGTCGGAAATCCTGAATATAAggaaatcattgaagagagattg GAAATAGAATGCCTGTATAATGAACGGGTGATGGAGGTAATGTGGGGCATACAGAATTGCATGCCAGGTTTGATACCTATAGAAAAATCACAGCTGGCTAAAGAGGACCGCCTCCCGAGTAAGGGATTGCAAGAATTCTTGAAGCGTTATGGCTGCAATGTCAAACCAGAGATG GTCAATGAACAAATTGTCGCGACGGCTTCCGCATTGTCTGCGTGTGATTATGTTGAGAAGAAATATTCTCTAGTCTTGCGCGAAGCAGGTGCTGTCATTAAGGATGTGTCTGGCATCAGCTGTGAGGGTTGGAGCTTACTGGACATTGCAACAGCTCTGAAGATGATATGGAAGCCTAAAAAAGTTGGCAATTCTTCTCTG GTTTCAAAAGATGAGGCACTAAGATTGGTGAACGATGCATCTAAATATGAAGCTCTGGTGAATAAGTATCCTTTTTTTCGAGCCTACAAAGAAATGTTGAAAGCTCATGATGATAGGATCTCGAAAGAAGAACTACTGAAATCATTGGTTGAGGGCCTGAAGAAACCATAA